In Porphyrobacter sp. LM 6, one DNA window encodes the following:
- a CDS encoding alpha-galactosidase encodes MEFVRLDGAAVTLVFALEQGGTADCVYLGARLPEGEDLGALAAASARGRHESQPDVPPRPGLLPERKAGWSGTPALRLIDHANPLAGEVATDFRVSQWDASARELWIGWQDARLGIHVDRWWRIRAGDVVRVSCDISNHGEGNFTLDDQPALVLPIPARFTGLTTFSGRWAGEMRETRRTMAPDGYASQSGIGKPGFGGGNWLILDDPQAGEVLAAHLACSGDYSTRIDCDTKGQGDGRGVLQMARGGSGNGISLLSGTDLDQAEAVFALAPDRSALAQGFHEYLRAEVLPARKDWGPRKVHLNSWEALGFNLSEPGLIALAEDAASLGIERFVLDDGWFGGRRNDQTSLGDWFVSPDVFPNGLAPLIARLHDLGMDFGLWVEPEMVSPDSDLYRAHPDWCLHVEGRERPTMRGQLALDMSCQDVRDYLFGRIDALLQEYPIAYLKWDHNRDLFPSTPCQTEGYYALLDALRAAHPRVEIESCSSGGGRIDFGVLRRVHRVWPSDNNDTIERLRIISAWSQFLPLEVLGSHVGPSPNPITGRRLAMDFRAKVAMFGHMGVEADPARMTEKERETLAAHIALYKQWRGVLHSGALHRLAHPDPDVTGMMVVHQGKALALVAQTAFSPVFDAAPVRLSGLDPAARYRVTLPEPWPPRARHYLANPDAWRAGLTLSGAALMGQGLALPLTHPETAWLIALEKLS; translated from the coding sequence GTGGAATTCGTCAGGCTGGACGGCGCAGCGGTGACGCTGGTGTTCGCGCTCGAACAGGGCGGGACGGCGGACTGCGTCTACCTCGGCGCGCGCCTGCCGGAAGGCGAGGATCTCGGCGCTCTGGCCGCAGCGAGTGCGCGCGGGCGGCATGAAAGCCAACCCGATGTGCCCCCTAGGCCGGGCCTGCTGCCCGAACGCAAGGCGGGGTGGAGCGGAACGCCTGCGCTCCGGCTTATAGATCATGCCAACCCGCTGGCAGGCGAAGTGGCGACCGATTTCCGGGTGAGCCAGTGGGATGCGAGCGCGCGCGAACTCTGGATTGGTTGGCAAGACGCGAGGCTCGGCATCCATGTCGATCGGTGGTGGCGCATCCGTGCAGGCGATGTCGTCAGGGTCAGTTGCGACATCAGTAATCACGGCGAAGGGAACTTCACGCTCGACGATCAGCCCGCACTCGTGTTGCCGATCCCGGCGCGCTTCACCGGCCTTACGACATTCTCGGGCCGCTGGGCCGGCGAGATGCGCGAGACCCGCCGCACCATGGCGCCCGATGGCTATGCGTCGCAATCCGGCATCGGCAAGCCCGGCTTCGGCGGCGGGAACTGGCTCATACTCGATGATCCTCAGGCAGGCGAGGTATTGGCCGCGCACCTCGCGTGCAGCGGCGATTACAGCACGCGCATTGATTGCGACACGAAAGGGCAGGGCGATGGGCGCGGCGTGCTGCAAATGGCTCGTGGTGGATCAGGAAACGGGATCAGCCTGCTGTCAGGCACCGACCTCGATCAAGCCGAAGCAGTGTTCGCGCTGGCGCCGGATCGCAGCGCGCTCGCGCAGGGTTTCCATGAATACCTGCGCGCCGAGGTGCTGCCTGCCCGCAAGGACTGGGGTCCGCGCAAGGTCCACCTCAATTCATGGGAGGCGCTCGGCTTCAACCTCTCCGAACCCGGCCTGATCGCCTTGGCCGAGGATGCCGCGTCGCTGGGCATCGAACGCTTTGTGCTCGACGATGGCTGGTTCGGTGGGCGGCGCAACGACCAGACGAGTCTCGGCGACTGGTTCGTCTCGCCTGATGTGTTTCCGAACGGCCTCGCCCCGCTGATCGCCCGCCTCCACGACCTCGGCATGGATTTCGGCCTTTGGGTGGAACCGGAAATGGTCTCGCCCGACAGCGACCTATATCGCGCGCACCCCGATTGGTGCCTGCACGTCGAAGGCCGCGAACGCCCGACGATGCGCGGCCAGCTGGCGCTCGACATGAGCTGTCAGGACGTGCGCGACTACCTCTTCGGCCGGATTGACGCGCTGCTGCAAGAATACCCGATCGCTTACCTCAAGTGGGATCACAACCGCGACCTCTTCCCCTCAACCCCGTGCCAGACCGAGGGGTACTATGCCCTCCTCGATGCCTTGCGCGCCGCGCACCCCCGAGTGGAGATCGAAAGCTGTTCGAGCGGCGGGGGGCGGATCGATTTCGGCGTGCTCCGCCGCGTCCACCGCGTCTGGCCGAGCGACAACAACGATACGATCGAGCGCCTGCGGATCATCTCCGCGTGGAGCCAGTTCCTCCCCCTCGAAGTGCTCGGCAGCCATGTCGGCCCCTCGCCCAATCCGATCACCGGCCGCCGCCTTGCGATGGACTTCCGCGCCAAGGTGGCGATGTTCGGGCACATGGGGGTCGAGGCCGATCCTGCGCGCATGACCGAAAAGGAGCGCGAGACCCTCGCCGCGCATATCGCGCTCTACAAGCAATGGCGCGGGGTGCTGCACAGCGGCGCGCTCCACCGCCTCGCGCATCCTGATCCCGACGTTACCGGCATGATGGTGGTGCATCAGGGCAAGGCGCTGGCGCTGGTAGCGCAGACCGCTTTCTCGCCCGTGTTCGATGCCGCGCCGGTGCGTCTCTCGGGCCTCGACCCCGCCGCCCGCTACCGTGTGACCCTGCCCGAGCCCTGGCCGCCGCGCGCAAGGCACTACCTCGCCAACCCCGACGCATGGCGCGCAGGGCTGACGCTTTCGGGCGCGGCGTTGATGGGCCAAGGCCTTGCGCTCCCCCTCACCCACCCCGAAACCGCGTGGCTGATCGCGCTGGAGAAACTGTCGTGA
- a CDS encoding sodium:solute symporter family transporter, translating to MSEDLTGGSLIQIAVALGVTIAIGLVTWLTIRRDKHDGSEKDVYLAGGKLNWLFVAGAITLTNLSTDQLVGMNGNQMLLLAWWEISGFIGLLILAFVFVPIYYRSGVTTVTELLEQRYGGGGIRTLVSALFLFGMVLIYIPAGLYSGALFLKTAGFDLPLVVLAAFLGVIAAGYTMAGGLRAVAVMETYAGIGVLAIAVLIVILALGAVDWDIARGVPAERLTMIGAADSPIPFHTLFTGMVFIQIYYWSTNQPITQKAMAAPSVREAQKGVLAAAVVRILIIPAIVVIPGVVAYQLFGDIDDAAYGRLVGAVLPPWLSGVFAAAIAAAVIAHTAAVMNAAVGLYAVDFHAKFIAPVANHWRLSSIATALLTVIAIALVPMFASAKSIINLLQQLNGLSSMPILSAFIVGLLFTGVESRAAIVGVVWGFAIYAAYTFLWQPGGVIGLHYIDFMVVTLVTSVIAALAFNRLVLGGRAQFAPRKVFAALEGGSR from the coding sequence ATGTCCGAAGACCTGACAGGTGGGAGCCTGATCCAGATCGCCGTGGCTCTTGGGGTGACCATCGCCATCGGTCTGGTGACCTGGCTGACCATCCGCCGCGACAAGCACGACGGGTCGGAAAAGGACGTCTATCTGGCGGGCGGCAAGCTCAACTGGCTGTTCGTGGCGGGCGCGATCACGCTCACCAACCTCTCGACCGATCAGCTGGTGGGGATGAACGGCAACCAGATGCTGCTGCTGGCGTGGTGGGAGATCAGCGGCTTCATCGGCCTGCTGATCCTCGCCTTCGTGTTCGTGCCGATCTACTACCGGTCCGGCGTGACGACTGTGACCGAGCTGCTCGAGCAGCGTTACGGCGGCGGGGGCATCCGCACGCTGGTCTCGGCGCTGTTCCTGTTCGGGATGGTGCTGATCTACATTCCTGCCGGGCTCTACTCCGGCGCGCTGTTCCTCAAGACGGCGGGCTTCGATTTGCCGTTGGTGGTCTTGGCGGCGTTTCTCGGAGTGATCGCAGCGGGCTACACCATGGCGGGGGGGCTGCGCGCGGTGGCGGTGATGGAGACTTATGCCGGGATCGGGGTGCTGGCGATTGCGGTGCTGATCGTGATCCTCGCGCTCGGCGCGGTCGACTGGGACATCGCGCGCGGCGTCCCGGCCGAACGGCTGACGATGATCGGCGCGGCAGATTCGCCGATCCCGTTCCACACGCTGTTTACCGGCATGGTGTTCATCCAGATCTATTACTGGTCGACCAACCAGCCGATCACTCAGAAGGCGATGGCCGCGCCCAGCGTGCGCGAGGCGCAGAAGGGCGTGCTGGCGGCGGCAGTGGTTCGCATCCTGATCATCCCCGCGATCGTGGTGATCCCCGGCGTGGTCGCCTACCAGCTGTTCGGCGATATCGACGATGCGGCTTACGGCCGGCTGGTCGGCGCGGTGCTGCCGCCGTGGCTGTCGGGCGTGTTCGCCGCCGCCATCGCAGCTGCCGTGATCGCCCACACGGCCGCAGTGATGAACGCCGCAGTCGGGCTTTATGCGGTCGATTTCCACGCCAAGTTCATCGCCCCGGTTGCCAACCACTGGCGGCTGTCGAGCATCGCCACCGCGCTGCTGACCGTTATCGCCATCGCGCTGGTGCCGATGTTCGCGAGCGCCAAGAGCATCATCAACCTGCTCCAGCAATTGAACGGGCTATCCTCGATGCCGATCCTGTCGGCCTTTATCGTCGGGCTGCTGTTCACCGGCGTCGAGAGCCGCGCGGCGATTGTCGGGGTGGTGTGGGGATTTGCGATCTACGCCGCCTATACCTTCCTGTGGCAGCCTGGCGGCGTGATTGGCCTGCACTATATCGACTTCATGGTGGTTACGCTGGTGACGAGCGTGATCGCGGCGCTCGCGTTCAACCGGCTGGTGCTGGGCGGGCGGGCGCAATTTGCGCCGCGCAAGGTGTTCGCCGCGCTTGAGGGTGGTTCGCGGTGA
- the metF gene encoding methylenetetrahydrofolate reductase [NAD(P)H], whose product MTPTLSQLHEYRTATDAPLFSGLPGDVAVSFEFFPPKSEKMEAQLWDAVTQLKPLGPSFVSVTYGAGGSTRERTHATVARIIAEAKLPAAAHLTCVAASKAEIREVAEHYWEAGVRHIVALRGDAGEPGAPFTPHPEGYASAAELVAGLKAIAPFEISVAAYPETHPDAANRQADIDNLKRKLDAGASRAISQFFFSADTFFRFRDECAAAGIDAPILPGILPVTNVAQARKFASACGAAIPAWMDGLFEGLDAMPAARQLVAATVAAELCRRLYAGGVRDFHFYTLNRPELAYAICHLLGKRPSGEAA is encoded by the coding sequence ATGACCCCGACGCTGAGCCAGCTCCACGAATACCGCACCGCCACCGACGCGCCGTTGTTCTCCGGCCTGCCGGGCGATGTCGCGGTGAGCTTCGAATTCTTCCCGCCCAAGAGCGAGAAGATGGAAGCCCAGCTGTGGGATGCCGTCACCCAGTTGAAGCCGCTGGGGCCGAGCTTTGTTTCGGTCACCTACGGCGCGGGCGGTTCGACCCGCGAGCGCACCCATGCCACGGTCGCGCGGATCATCGCCGAAGCCAAGCTGCCTGCCGCCGCGCACCTCACCTGCGTCGCGGCGTCGAAGGCGGAAATCCGCGAGGTCGCCGAACATTACTGGGAAGCGGGCGTGCGCCACATCGTCGCGCTCCGCGGCGACGCTGGCGAGCCGGGCGCGCCCTTCACTCCGCACCCCGAAGGCTATGCCAGCGCTGCCGAGCTGGTCGCGGGCCTGAAGGCGATCGCGCCGTTCGAGATTTCGGTCGCCGCCTATCCCGAAACCCACCCCGATGCAGCCAATCGTCAGGCCGATATCGATAACCTCAAGCGCAAGCTCGACGCGGGCGCGAGCCGTGCGATCAGCCAGTTCTTCTTCTCGGCCGACACCTTCTTCCGCTTTCGCGACGAATGCGCGGCGGCCGGAATCGACGCGCCGATCCTCCCCGGCATCCTGCCCGTGACCAACGTCGCGCAGGCGCGCAAGTTCGCCTCGGCCTGCGGAGCGGCGATCCCGGCGTGGATGGACGGGCTGTTCGAAGGGCTCGACGCCATGCCCGCGGCGCGCCAGCTGGTCGCTGCAACAGTCGCTGCCGAGCTGTGCCGCCGCCTCTACGCAGGCGGGGTGCGCGATTTCCACTTCTACACCCTCAATCGCCCCGAGCTCGCCTATGCGATCTGCCACCTGCTCGGGAAGCGACCCTCGGGAGAAGCCGCATGA
- a CDS encoding ArsR/SmtB family transcription factor: protein MVIEDIFKALGDPTRLRIARLLSAMELAVGELAQVLGQSQPRVSRHVGILCDAGLAERRREGSWVFLRQTEADGDTSPIIAATQHLLAVAEQTEPGFAALVEADRRKLAAIREAREAAAGHYFARHAGEWDELRALHSPDAEVEHALAKALADAPLGAVLDIGTGTGRMAELFAEGAERVVALDKNLEMLRVARAKLQHLPAARIELVQGDFAELPFADASFDTVLLHQVLHFATDPAPALAEAARVTRTGGGIAIVDFASHDREELRTRHQHARLGFSDRQMADLLRAAGFAATAPIALDGGALVVKIWLGKRRAAPAAASTPAPATETA, encoded by the coding sequence ATGGTGATCGAGGACATCTTCAAGGCGCTGGGCGATCCGACCCGGCTGCGTATCGCCCGGCTGCTCTCCGCGATGGAGCTGGCGGTGGGGGAACTGGCGCAGGTGCTCGGGCAGAGCCAGCCGCGCGTGTCGCGCCATGTTGGCATCCTGTGCGATGCGGGGCTGGCCGAACGCCGCCGCGAAGGCAGCTGGGTGTTCCTGCGCCAGACCGAGGCCGATGGCGACACCAGCCCGATCATCGCCGCGACCCAGCACCTCCTCGCCGTGGCCGAACAGACCGAACCCGGCTTTGCCGCGCTGGTCGAGGCTGATCGGCGCAAACTCGCCGCGATCCGTGAAGCGCGCGAGGCAGCGGCCGGACACTATTTCGCCCGCCACGCTGGCGAATGGGACGAACTGCGCGCGCTGCACAGCCCCGATGCCGAGGTGGAGCACGCGCTCGCCAAGGCGCTGGCCGATGCGCCGCTGGGCGCGGTGCTCGATATCGGCACCGGCACGGGCCGCATGGCCGAACTCTTCGCCGAGGGTGCCGAACGGGTCGTGGCACTCGACAAGAACCTCGAAATGCTGCGTGTCGCCCGCGCCAAGCTCCAGCACTTGCCCGCCGCGCGGATCGAGCTGGTGCAGGGCGATTTCGCCGAGCTGCCATTCGCCGATGCGAGCTTCGATACGGTGCTGCTGCATCAGGTGCTGCACTTTGCCACCGATCCGGCCCCCGCGCTGGCCGAGGCGGCGCGCGTGACCCGAACGGGTGGAGGCATCGCGATCGTCGATTTCGCCAGCCATGACCGCGAAGAGCTGCGCACCCGCCACCAGCACGCGCGGCTCGGCTTTTCCGATCGCCAGATGGCCGATCTGCTGCGCGCGGCAGGCTTTGCGGCCACCGCCCCGATCGCGCTCGATGGCGGGGCGTTGGTGGTCAAGATCTGGCTCGGCAAGCGCCGCGCCGCGCCCGCTGCCGCCTCAACCCCCGCGCCTGCCACGGAAACCGCGTAA
- the galK gene encoding galactokinase translates to MSRRDDLIARVIAGYRQAYGEDPAQLYAAPGRVNLIGEHVDYNDGLVLPCAIDRETIVALGDGPEARVEVTALDMGDGARDSFALDAPIARGGEEWANHVRGVAHFLQERGYPLRGARMAAAGDVPIGAGLSSSASFGVAAALSLSHHAGHAVPASQLALIAQAAENHFAGCACGIMDQMASAASAAGSALLLDCRTLETRSVPVHPGLAITVIDSGIRRSLVTSAFNQRRAECEAAARHYGVASLRDLTVDALNAGRGDLDDVLFARARHVVAEIARVAPMADALAAGDTAALAGVLTEGHRSLAEDFAVSLPALDRIAALVGTALGASGGVRLTGAGFGGCLVAVSDADAGDAIADAVARYNAEAATPARTYRFSPGSGAAPIAFG, encoded by the coding sequence ATGAGCCGCCGTGACGATCTGATCGCCCGCGTGATCGCGGGATACCGCCAAGCCTATGGCGAAGACCCGGCGCAGCTCTATGCCGCGCCCGGACGGGTCAACCTGATCGGCGAGCATGTCGATTACAACGACGGGCTGGTGCTGCCCTGCGCGATCGACCGTGAAACCATCGTCGCGCTGGGCGATGGGCCTGAGGCGCGGGTCGAAGTCACGGCGCTCGATATGGGAGATGGCGCGCGCGACAGCTTCGCGCTCGATGCGCCGATTGCGCGCGGGGGCGAGGAATGGGCGAACCATGTGCGCGGCGTGGCGCATTTCCTTCAGGAGCGTGGCTACCCCCTGCGCGGCGCGCGGATGGCGGCCGCGGGCGATGTGCCGATCGGGGCGGGCCTTTCCTCGTCAGCCTCGTTCGGGGTGGCGGCGGCGCTTTCGCTGTCGCACCACGCGGGCCATGCCGTGCCCGCATCGCAGCTCGCGCTGATCGCGCAGGCAGCGGAGAACCACTTTGCCGGCTGTGCCTGCGGGATCATGGACCAGATGGCCTCGGCCGCGAGCGCAGCGGGGTCGGCGCTGCTGCTCGATTGCCGCACGCTCGAAACCCGCAGCGTGCCGGTGCATCCGGGCCTCGCCATCACGGTGATCGATTCTGGTATCCGCCGCAGCCTCGTGACCAGCGCCTTCAACCAGCGCCGCGCCGAATGCGAGGCGGCGGCGCGGCATTACGGGGTGGCGAGCCTGCGTGATCTGACAGTGGATGCTTTGAATGCCGGGCGCGGCGATCTGGATGATGTGCTGTTCGCGCGGGCGCGGCACGTGGTCGCCGAAATCGCGCGAGTCGCGCCAATGGCCGATGCGCTGGCTGCGGGCGATACTGCTGCGCTTGCGGGTGTGCTCACCGAAGGGCACCGCTCGCTGGCGGAGGATTTCGCGGTTTCGCTCCCCGCGCTCGACCGCATTGCCGCACTGGTCGGCACTGCGCTCGGCGCATCGGGCGGGGTGCGGCTCACCGGCGCCGGGTTTGGCGGCTGCCTTGTCGCGGTGAGCGATGCCGATGCCGGCGACGCGATTGCCGATGCCGTGGCGCGCTACAACGCCGAAGCCGCAACGCCCGCGCGGACCTACCGCTTCAGCCCCGGCAGCGGTGCGGCACCGATTGCCTTTGGCTAG
- a CDS encoding UDP-glucose--hexose-1-phosphate uridylyltransferase: MSDALARPHRRYNPLSGGWVQVSPQRMGRPWQGEVSPPDPPPPAYDPACYLCPGNARVGGEVNPAYTGVHVFDNDFPALADDAGEAAAADPLLRAEPSAGVCRVICFSPDHGKSLPQLDLAQLRGVVDCWAEQTADLGARFAHVQVFENKGAMMGCSNPHPHGQVWASAHVPQEVAAEDERQRAYIAEHGRPLLLDVAEREAAEGVRVVEANDDWLAIVPFWAAWPFETLVMPRFAVQRLPQLTGGQRESLAQILKTLTTRYDNLFETSFPYSMGWHQAPFGMPDIDPWQLHAHFYPPLLRSASVRKFMVGYEMLAEPQRDLTPERAAEMLRAVDATTHFRSRA; encoded by the coding sequence GTGAGCGACGCGCTGGCCCGCCCTCACCGGCGCTACAACCCGCTCAGCGGCGGCTGGGTGCAGGTCTCGCCGCAGCGCATGGGGCGCCCGTGGCAGGGCGAGGTCAGCCCCCCCGATCCGCCACCCCCGGCCTATGATCCGGCGTGCTACCTGTGCCCCGGCAATGCCCGCGTGGGCGGCGAGGTGAACCCGGCTTATACCGGCGTCCACGTGTTCGATAACGACTTCCCTGCGCTGGCCGATGATGCGGGCGAGGCGGCAGCGGCGGATCCCTTGCTCCGCGCCGAGCCTTCGGCGGGCGTGTGCCGGGTGATCTGCTTCTCGCCCGATCATGGCAAGTCCCTGCCGCAGCTTGACCTCGCGCAGCTGCGCGGCGTGGTCGATTGCTGGGCGGAGCAGACTGCCGACCTCGGTGCGCGCTTTGCCCATGTGCAGGTGTTCGAGAACAAGGGCGCGATGATGGGATGTTCGAACCCGCATCCGCACGGGCAGGTGTGGGCGAGCGCGCATGTCCCGCAGGAAGTCGCCGCAGAGGACGAGCGCCAGCGTGCCTATATTGCGGAGCATGGCCGCCCGCTCCTGCTCGACGTGGCCGAGCGCGAGGCGGCCGAAGGCGTTCGGGTGGTCGAGGCCAATGACGACTGGCTCGCCATCGTCCCCTTCTGGGCGGCCTGGCCGTTCGAAACGCTGGTGATGCCGCGCTTTGCCGTCCAGCGCCTGCCGCAGCTGACCGGCGGGCAGCGGGAAAGCCTCGCGCAAATCCTCAAGACGCTCACCACCCGCTACGACAATCTCTTCGAAACCAGCTTTCCCTATTCGATGGGCTGGCATCAGGCGCCTTTCGGCATGCCCGATATCGACCCCTGGCAGCTCCACGCCCATTTCTACCCGCCGTTGCTGCGCTCGGCGAGCGTTCGCAAATTCATGGTCGGCTACGAGATGCTGGCCGAGCCGCAGCGCGATCTGACCCCCGAACGCGCCGCCGAAATGCTGCGTGCGGTTGATGCGACGACCCACTTCCGGAGCCGTGCATGA
- a CDS encoding homocysteine S-methyltransferase family protein — translation MSARDQLLAAARQRVLIFDGAFGTQIQNRKLTEADYAGDLGLPADQKGNNDILALTRPDVIADITRAYLDAGSDVVSTNTFSANRISQADYKAESLVADINIASGKIARALADEYAAKDGRSRFVAGAIGPTNKTLSLSPDVEDPGFREIDFDELVAVYKEQAAALVEGGVDFILIETVFDTLNAKAGIMAVKQLERGSGRDIPLMISMTLTDLSGRNLSGHTVEAFWYAVRHAKPLTIGLNCSFGAEQLRPHVKVLSQIADTLLLIYPNAGLPNELGAYDEAPETTAGLVADWADHGQVNILGGCCGSTPAHIAAIAKAVAQSKPRAVPSPEPAMRLAGLEAFVAA, via the coding sequence ATGAGCGCGCGTGACCAGCTGCTCGCCGCCGCGCGCCAACGCGTGCTGATCTTCGACGGCGCGTTTGGGACGCAGATCCAGAACCGCAAGCTGACCGAGGCCGATTACGCCGGCGATCTTGGTCTGCCCGCCGACCAGAAGGGCAACAATGATATCCTCGCGCTGACCCGCCCCGATGTGATCGCGGACATTACCCGCGCCTACCTCGACGCGGGATCGGATGTGGTTTCGACCAACACCTTCTCTGCCAACCGCATCAGCCAGGCGGACTACAAGGCGGAAAGTCTGGTCGCCGACATCAACATCGCGAGCGGCAAGATCGCCCGCGCTCTGGCCGACGAATACGCTGCCAAGGATGGCCGCTCGCGCTTTGTCGCGGGAGCAATCGGGCCGACCAACAAGACGCTGTCGCTCAGCCCCGATGTCGAGGATCCGGGTTTCCGTGAGATCGACTTCGACGAACTCGTCGCGGTCTACAAGGAACAGGCCGCCGCGCTGGTTGAAGGCGGGGTCGACTTCATCCTGATCGAAACCGTGTTCGATACCCTCAACGCCAAGGCCGGGATCATGGCGGTCAAGCAGCTCGAGCGCGGGAGCGGGCGCGACATCCCGCTGATGATCTCGATGACGCTGACCGACCTGTCGGGCCGCAACCTGTCGGGCCACACGGTCGAGGCGTTCTGGTATGCGGTGCGCCACGCCAAGCCGCTGACGATCGGCCTTAATTGCAGCTTCGGTGCGGAGCAGCTGCGCCCGCATGTGAAGGTGCTCTCGCAGATCGCGGACACGCTGCTGCTGATCTACCCCAATGCGGGCCTGCCCAACGAACTTGGCGCCTATGACGAGGCGCCGGAGACCACCGCCGGACTGGTCGCCGACTGGGCCGATCACGGGCAGGTCAACATCCTCGGCGGGTGCTGCGGTTCGACACCAGCGCATATCGCCGCGATCGCCAAGGCCGTGGCGCAATCGAAACCGCGCGCCGTGCCCTCGCCCGAACCGGCCATGCGGCTGGCGGGGCTTGAGGCGTTTGTGGCGGCCTGA